One window of the Mixophyes fleayi isolate aMixFle1 chromosome 6, aMixFle1.hap1, whole genome shotgun sequence genome contains the following:
- the LOC142095392 gene encoding keratin, type I cytoskeletal 42-like, with the protein MNDSLLNINEKQTMQILNDRLSSYLDKVSALEEENAQLEKKICEWYANNATSSLPDSSQYFRIISDLQNQISAATTDNARIVLQIDNARLAADDFRDKYEIERRMSNSAESDGNALRRVLDGLNQETCDLEMQVQSLQEELQEMKRNHEEEVNSLRAQLGARINVEMNAAPSIDLNRALSEIRDEYENLMERNLRDADDIFRQRSEELNCQVASGSQQLQSVQTEVIELKRCVQTLEIELQSQLSMTSALECTLAETQATYGSQIAQLQAMIDNVESQLAQIISDLERQNYEYKILMDQKTHLEMEIATYKRLLDGHDIQ; encoded by the exons ATGAATGATAGCCTGCTCAATATCAATGAGAAGCAAACCATGCAGATATTGAATGATCGCTTATCATCCTACCTGGATAAAGTCAGTGCTCTAGAAGAGGAAAATGCCCAACTGGAGAAGAAGATCTGTGAGTGGTATGCAAACAATGCCACCAGCTCATTGCCCGACTCCAGTCAGTACTTCAGAATTATTTCAGACCTCCAGAACCAG ATTTCTGCAGCTACAACAGACAATGCCAGGATTGTTCTACAGATTGACAATGCCAGACTGGCTGCTGATGACTTCCGTgacaa GTATGAGATTGAACGGCGTATGAGTAATAGTGCTGAATCTGATGGAAACGCTCTGCGCAGAGTGCTAGATGGACTGAACCAGGAGACATGTGACCTGGAGATGCAAGTTCAGAGCCTCCAGGAAGAATTGCAGGAGATGAAAAGAAATCATGAAGAG GAAGTAAACAGCCTTCGTGCCCAGCTTGGGGCTAGAATCAACGTGGAAATGAATGCTGCCCCATCCATTGACCTCAATAGAGCCCTGTCTGAAATCCGGGATGAATATGAAAACCTGATGGAGAGGAACCTGAGAGACGCTGatgatattttcagacaaagg AGTGAAGAGCTAAATTGTCAGGTGGCTTCAGGCTCACAGCAACTCCAGTCTGTGCAAACCGAGGTCATTGAGCTGAAGCGCTGTGTCCAGACCCTGGAAATTGAACTGCAGAGCCAGTTGAGCATG ACTTCAGCCCTGGAATGCACTTTGGCAGAGACACAAGCTACTTATGGTTCCCAAATCGCCCAGTTACAAGCTATGATCGATAATGTGGAGTCTCAGCTGGCTCAAATCATATCTGATCTGGAACGTCAGAACTATGAGTACAAGATCCTGATGGATCAGAAGACCCACCTGGAGATGGAGATCGCCACCTACAAACGCCTCTTGGATGGACATGACATCCAGTAA